In the Streptomyces formicae genome, one interval contains:
- a CDS encoding trypsin-like serine peptidase, giving the protein MRLQRTTTAVLLAVGSLLSGSLTAATAAATASAAPSATSFRQHTADKGFWTAERMRHATPLDLDLSRSGAKALKELKGLKTPAPGARRSVVSPTAIPQPGGPWTGGGAVVKTTGRVFFTFEGRTASCSGSSVTSQNGSTVLTAGHCVKYKGAWHTNWVFVPAYNDGQAPYGQWSATKTLATDQWAAREDINYDVGAAVVAPLNGKKLADTVGAQGVEFNGAYGRAMYAFGYPAAAPYDGKKLIYCSGTAGKDPLGMTKDHGLGCNMTGGSSGGPWFTSFNESAGTGLQASVNSFGYTFLPNRMFGPYFGNEAKALYDKAQTS; this is encoded by the coding sequence GTGAGACTCCAACGCACCACCACAGCCGTTCTGTTGGCCGTCGGCAGCCTGTTGAGCGGATCTCTCACAGCAGCCACCGCGGCAGCCACCGCGAGCGCGGCTCCCTCCGCCACGTCGTTCCGGCAGCACACGGCGGACAAGGGGTTCTGGACCGCTGAGCGGATGCGCCACGCCACGCCGCTCGACCTGGACCTCTCCCGCTCCGGCGCGAAGGCGCTCAAGGAGCTCAAGGGACTCAAGACGCCTGCCCCCGGAGCCCGGCGAAGCGTCGTCTCACCGACCGCGATCCCGCAGCCGGGCGGCCCCTGGACGGGCGGCGGTGCCGTGGTGAAGACCACCGGGCGGGTGTTCTTCACCTTCGAGGGGCGTACGGCGTCCTGTTCAGGGTCCTCGGTCACCAGCCAGAACGGCTCGACCGTGCTGACCGCCGGGCACTGCGTGAAGTACAAGGGCGCCTGGCACACCAACTGGGTCTTCGTTCCCGCCTACAACGACGGCCAGGCCCCCTACGGCCAGTGGTCCGCCACCAAGACCCTCGCCACCGACCAGTGGGCGGCGCGGGAGGACATCAACTACGACGTCGGCGCGGCCGTCGTCGCCCCGCTGAACGGCAAGAAGCTCGCGGACACGGTCGGCGCGCAGGGCGTGGAGTTCAACGGCGCCTACGGCAGGGCGATGTACGCCTTCGGCTATCCCGCCGCGGCCCCGTACGACGGGAAGAAGCTGATCTACTGCAGCGGCACCGCGGGCAAGGACCCCCTCGGCATGACCAAGGACCACGGCCTCGGCTGCAACATGACGGGCGGCTCCAGCGGCGGCCCCTGGTTCACCTCGTTCAACGAGTCCGCGGGGACCGGGCTGCAGGCGTCGGTGAACAGCTTCGGCTACACCTTCCTGCCCAACAGGATGTTCGGCCCGTACTTCGGCAACGAGGCCAAGGCCCTGTACGACAAGGCCCAGACCTCCTGA
- a CDS encoding esterase/lipase family protein has protein sequence MHIPRYVTAVCAAAAATVLATSTSAAAETGPTQDNFLPAMAYSILRLDIDPPGANDWNCRPSAAHPRPVVLVHGTYENRYNNWARMSPELKAQGYCVYALDFGDTDDAGVALAPTVKGYGDIKKSSKELAAFVDKVLAASGSRQVDLVGHSQGGTLSRWYLKADGGANTTDPSKNKVKKIVQLGATNHGTTMSGFTTLADKLHILQSGEKPLGKAGVQQYWKSDFIKELNADGDTVPGVDYTVIATKYDEITTPWQSTFMTAGPGATVQNITLQEGCSVDFSAHLSMSYSPRAIGLVKRALDPSAPTAPCVPRAPAF, from the coding sequence TTGCACATACCCAGATACGTCACCGCCGTCTGTGCCGCCGCCGCGGCGACGGTCTTGGCCACCTCCACGTCCGCGGCGGCGGAGACTGGCCCGACGCAGGACAACTTCCTTCCCGCCATGGCCTATTCCATCCTCCGCCTCGACATAGATCCGCCGGGCGCCAACGACTGGAACTGCCGTCCCAGCGCCGCCCATCCGCGTCCGGTCGTCCTGGTACACGGCACTTACGAGAACCGCTACAACAACTGGGCCCGTATGTCACCCGAGTTGAAGGCTCAGGGCTACTGCGTCTACGCCCTCGACTTCGGCGACACGGACGATGCGGGGGTGGCTCTCGCTCCCACCGTCAAGGGCTACGGAGACATCAAGAAGTCCTCCAAGGAGCTGGCCGCCTTCGTGGACAAGGTGCTCGCCGCCAGCGGCTCCCGCCAGGTCGACCTGGTCGGCCACTCCCAGGGCGGGACCCTGTCCCGCTGGTACCTCAAGGCCGACGGTGGCGCGAACACGACCGACCCGTCGAAGAACAAGGTCAAGAAGATCGTCCAACTCGGCGCCACCAACCACGGCACCACCATGAGCGGCTTCACGACTCTCGCCGACAAGCTCCACATTCTGCAATCCGGGGAGAAACCCCTCGGGAAGGCGGGCGTCCAGCAGTACTGGAAATCCGACTTCATCAAGGAACTCAACGCCGACGGGGACACCGTGCCCGGGGTCGACTACACCGTGATCGCCACGAAGTACGACGAGATCACCACCCCCTGGCAGAGCACGTTCATGACGGCGGGCCCCGGCGCAACGGTGCAGAACATCACCTTGCAGGAGGGCTGTTCCGTCGACTTCTCGGCCCATCTGAGCATGTCGTACAGCCCGCGTGCGATCGGACTGGTCAAACGGGCCCTGGACCCCTCGGCGCCGACGGCGCCCTGTGTGCCGCGGGCGCCCGCCTTCTGA
- a CDS encoding SDR family NAD(P)-dependent oxidoreductase, which translates to MTGRRLEGKVALITGATGGIGAATAELFAREGARLVITDVAREPLRKLARRVEAGGAEVTTALLDVSSAREWEEVTALVRDRFGVLDVLVNLAGILDWPGIEDTREEVWDRVIDVNQKGTWLGMRAAMPLLRASGNASVINTSSVLGLVGSGAAAAYQASKGAVRLLSKTAAVEYARQGVRVNSIHPGVIATPMIQDLLDEQGDRQPDIRRTPMRRAGRADEVAPAILFLAGDDSSFVTGSELVVDGGLTAH; encoded by the coding sequence ATGACCGGACGACGTCTTGAGGGCAAGGTGGCCCTGATCACGGGCGCGACCGGGGGGATCGGCGCGGCGACCGCCGAACTCTTCGCCCGGGAGGGCGCCCGGCTGGTGATCACCGATGTAGCCCGGGAACCCCTCCGGAAGCTGGCGCGGCGCGTCGAGGCGGGTGGCGCGGAGGTGACGACCGCTCTCCTCGATGTCTCATCCGCCCGGGAATGGGAGGAGGTGACGGCCCTCGTACGCGATCGTTTCGGCGTGCTGGACGTGCTGGTGAACCTCGCCGGAATCCTGGACTGGCCGGGTATCGAGGACACGCGGGAGGAGGTGTGGGACCGCGTGATCGACGTGAACCAGAAAGGCACCTGGCTCGGTATGAGGGCGGCGATGCCGCTGCTGCGAGCGAGCGGCAACGCGTCGGTGATCAACACCTCGTCCGTGCTCGGCCTGGTGGGCAGCGGCGCGGCCGCGGCCTACCAGGCGTCGAAGGGCGCGGTGCGCCTGCTGAGCAAGACGGCCGCGGTCGAGTACGCACGGCAGGGCGTACGGGTCAACTCGATACATCCCGGAGTGATCGCCACACCGATGATCCAGGACCTCCTGGACGAGCAGGGCGACCGGCAACCGGACATCCGGCGCACCCCCATGCGCCGCGCCGGCCGCGCCGATGAGGTCGCCCCCGCGATCCTCTTCCTCGCCGGCGACGACTCCTCCTTCGTCACCGGCTCGGAACTCGTCGTCGACGGCGGCCTCACCGCACACTGA
- a CDS encoding Atu4866 domain-containing protein produces the protein MAAIEDGHVDVVGMWVTEDGHIRQELLPDGRYDEARGERASAYTGRYTVTGSHLDYVDDTGFTATGDIRDGVLYHEHLVLYRESSPS, from the coding sequence ATGGCCGCGATCGAGGACGGCCACGTGGACGTGGTCGGCATGTGGGTGACCGAGGACGGGCACATCCGGCAGGAGCTGCTGCCGGACGGCCGTTACGACGAGGCTCGCGGCGAGCGGGCCAGTGCGTACACCGGCCGTTACACGGTCACCGGTAGTCACCTGGACTACGTCGACGACACCGGGTTCACCGCTACGGGGGACATCCGCGACGGAGTGCTCTACCACGAACACCTCGTGCTGTACCGAGAGTCGAGCCCGTCGTAG
- a CDS encoding helix-turn-helix transcriptional regulator, producing the protein MDDNRMGEFLRACRAALRPHDVGMASHGTRRVAGLRREEVAVLAGVNADYYTRLEQGRERNPSPQVIDALSHALRLDEDARAHLYRLTGAAPADRLSPRRTERVSPALRQLMDGYPNTPAFVMNRTLDLLAVNALAQALYSAYTPADNLARMTFLDPAGPTFHTDWNRAAHATVANLREATGFEPDNPRLRELVATLTEHSADFARLWQSHAVRGKTQDAKHLLHPDVGPLTLTYQAFDVRESPGQQLVIYHAEPGSPSAHSLHLLGSLHATRRRDRSEHTADQPTQQ; encoded by the coding sequence ATGGACGACAACCGCATGGGGGAGTTCCTGCGCGCGTGCCGCGCCGCCCTGCGCCCGCACGACGTCGGGATGGCGAGCCACGGGACCCGCAGAGTCGCCGGGCTGCGCCGCGAGGAGGTCGCCGTCCTGGCCGGAGTGAACGCCGACTACTACACCCGCCTGGAACAGGGCCGCGAACGCAACCCCTCGCCCCAGGTGATCGACGCTCTCAGTCATGCGCTCCGCCTCGACGAGGACGCCAGGGCACACCTGTACCGGCTGACCGGGGCCGCCCCCGCCGACCGGCTGTCGCCTCGCCGCACCGAACGCGTCAGCCCCGCCCTGCGACAGCTGATGGACGGCTACCCCAACACCCCGGCGTTCGTCATGAACAGGACCCTCGACCTCCTCGCGGTCAACGCGCTGGCCCAAGCCCTCTACTCGGCGTACACCCCGGCGGACAACCTCGCCCGCATGACGTTCCTCGACCCGGCAGGCCCCACCTTCCACACGGACTGGAACCGGGCGGCACACGCCACCGTCGCCAACCTCCGCGAGGCGACCGGCTTCGAACCGGACAACCCGCGGCTGCGCGAACTCGTCGCCACCCTCACCGAGCACAGCGCGGACTTCGCGCGCCTGTGGCAGTCCCATGCCGTGCGAGGCAAGACGCAGGACGCCAAACACCTCCTCCACCCGGACGTCGGCCCGCTCACGCTCACCTACCAGGCGTTCGACGTACGCGAGTCACCCGGCCAACAACTCGTCATCTACCACGCCGAACCGGGCAGCCCCAGCGCCCACTCCCTCCACCTGCTCGGCTCCCTCCACGCCACCCGGCGCCGAGACCGCTCCGAGCACACAGCTGATCAGCCAACACAACAGTGA
- a CDS encoding DMT family transporter, translating into MGPGSRAAAREGRYGGFVFALLATVIWSGNLIAARGLRDSVPPTSLAFWRCVVAVAAIAPWAVRSFVAERRHVRAHARLLVLLGFLGIAAYTVMVYLAAHTTTATNMSLLAVTASVFMLLLSRILHGDRLGRYRVAGSAIALAGVAVLVTRGSLSELTPRPGDLWMLGATLIFAAYSLLVRGVPKSLSGTTVLFGTFAFALALLLPCYLTELALSGGFPVTLPVLASLGYVGAMSSGMAYFCWNRAVGRIGPARAGLIYYLLPLFTALSGLWLLDEPILAQQVASMPLIVAGVALGLRTPSTAPGPHRNHASDVGAREEGAER; encoded by the coding sequence ATGGGGCCCGGTAGCAGGGCGGCAGCGCGGGAGGGCCGCTACGGCGGCTTCGTCTTCGCGCTCCTCGCGACCGTCATCTGGTCGGGGAACCTCATCGCGGCCAGAGGGCTGCGTGACTCCGTGCCGCCCACCTCGCTCGCCTTCTGGCGCTGTGTCGTCGCCGTCGCTGCGATCGCCCCCTGGGCGGTCCGGTCCTTCGTGGCCGAAAGGCGTCACGTCCGCGCCCACGCCCGCTTGTTGGTGCTGCTCGGGTTCCTGGGGATCGCCGCGTACACCGTCATGGTCTACCTTGCGGCCCATACGACCACGGCCACCAACATGTCCCTCCTCGCCGTGACCGCCTCCGTGTTCATGCTGTTGCTCTCCCGCATCCTGCACGGCGATCGCCTTGGCCGGTACCGCGTCGCGGGCAGCGCCATCGCCCTCGCGGGTGTCGCCGTCCTGGTGACCCGCGGGTCCCTGAGCGAGCTCACACCGCGCCCCGGCGACCTGTGGATGCTGGGCGCGACCCTGATCTTCGCCGCTTACTCGCTCCTGGTGCGCGGCGTCCCGAAGAGCCTCAGCGGGACGACCGTGCTGTTCGGTACGTTCGCGTTCGCCCTGGCCCTCCTGCTGCCCTGCTACCTCACCGAACTCGCACTCAGCGGCGGATTCCCCGTGACCCTGCCCGTGCTCGCCTCGCTCGGCTACGTGGGCGCGATGTCCTCGGGGATGGCCTACTTCTGCTGGAACCGTGCCGTGGGGCGCATCGGGCCCGCACGGGCCGGACTCATCTACTACCTGCTGCCCCTGTTCACCGCGCTGTCCGGTCTCTGGCTCCTCGACGAGCCGATCCTCGCGCAACAAGTGGCCAGTATGCCCCTGATCGTCGCAGGGGTCGCCCTCGGACTGCGCACCCCCTCGACCGCCCCCGGCCCTCACCGGAATCACGCGTCGGACGTCGGCGCCCGAGAAGAAGGAGCAGAACGATGA
- a CDS encoding aromatic ring-hydroxylating oxygenase subunit alpha has product MKSSWDGTRYTSAQVLAHERHDIFERHWICAGRTKDLSRPGSFLRADAGTESVLLVRGRDGELRGLLNLCRHRGARLCVEREGDLGSSLRCMYHGWTYGLDGRLTGAPHLREVLQEGEGEGRLDLHAVAAEEWLGYAWVSLATAAAPLAEQMEPQLVHRLGSADALDEYTIDDLVAVDSRIYDVRANWKMIFENFSECYHCPTLHPELSAALPHFRTGYGTISGPVGQGARLADHMTGFSLSGKAAAAPLPRLSVESHRTFNSVNLWPNTVLVLLPDHVVCFRVEPRAPDRTIVTADWLFHPQAAAAPGFDPDDAITLLDIANRQDFEASERVQLGASSAHFSSVYPPHEHVIGDFHRWVDDALGTRARSGEPSAVAGERGRT; this is encoded by the coding sequence ATGAAGTCCTCCTGGGACGGCACCCGTTACACCAGCGCTCAGGTCCTTGCGCATGAGCGCCATGACATCTTCGAACGGCACTGGATCTGTGCAGGGCGTACCAAAGACCTGTCACGTCCGGGTTCCTTCCTCCGTGCGGACGCCGGAACCGAGAGCGTCCTGCTGGTGCGCGGCCGCGACGGCGAACTGCGCGGCCTGCTCAACCTGTGCCGCCACCGAGGAGCCCGCCTGTGCGTGGAGCGTGAGGGCGATCTTGGATCGTCGCTGCGCTGCATGTACCACGGTTGGACGTACGGACTCGACGGCCGCCTCACCGGTGCCCCGCATCTGCGCGAAGTGCTCCAAGAGGGCGAGGGGGAGGGGAGGTTGGACCTGCACGCCGTAGCGGCCGAGGAGTGGCTCGGCTATGCCTGGGTGAGCCTGGCGACCGCGGCCGCGCCCCTCGCCGAGCAGATGGAGCCTCAGCTCGTCCACCGCCTGGGCAGTGCCGACGCCCTGGATGAATACACCATCGACGACCTCGTCGCCGTCGACTCGCGCATCTATGACGTACGCGCCAACTGGAAAATGATCTTCGAGAACTTCAGCGAGTGCTACCACTGCCCCACCCTGCACCCCGAACTCTCGGCCGCCCTGCCCCATTTCCGTACGGGATACGGGACCATCAGCGGCCCGGTCGGCCAGGGTGCCCGGCTCGCCGACCACATGACGGGCTTCTCCCTGTCCGGAAAGGCGGCCGCCGCGCCCCTGCCCCGCCTGAGCGTGGAGAGCCACCGCACCTTCAACTCGGTCAACCTCTGGCCGAACACGGTCCTCGTGCTCCTGCCCGACCACGTCGTCTGCTTCCGTGTGGAACCCCGGGCCCCCGACCGCACCATCGTCACCGCGGACTGGCTCTTCCACCCGCAGGCCGCGGCCGCACCCGGCTTCGACCCCGACGACGCGATCACGCTCCTCGACATCGCCAACCGCCAGGACTTCGAGGCGAGCGAACGCGTCCAACTCGGCGCCAGCTCCGCGCACTTCTCCTCCGTGTACCCGCCGCACGAACACGTCATCGGGGACTTCCACCGCTGGGTGGACGACGCGCTCGGCACACGCGCAAGGTCCGGGGAGCCCTCCGCCGTGGCGGGGGAGAGGGGCCGGACGTGA
- a CDS encoding aldo/keto reductase gives MKTHRIGSTSVRVTELALGGGSLGGMYTPVPAPQAAATVRRALDRGLRYIDTAPHYAAGIAERRLGDALAAEDRARYTLSTKVGRLLRPADRAHLDHPDRETDVDPRLYPDEPPTARIRDFTRDGVLRALEESLTRLGLDHVDIVYLHDTHHHERLATESAFPALAELRAQSVIGAIGVGLNDAAMLTRFVRGLDLDVILCAGRYTLLEQPALHELLPACEQRGVSVVIGGVYNSGLLVAPQPGAPYNYTPAPAPILARARRLNEVCRAHAVPLRAAALHFPLRHPSVVSVLTGCRSPQEVDDNVVLYERPIPQALWDDLESAGLVTGAV, from the coding sequence GTGAAGACCCACCGCATAGGCTCCACGAGCGTCCGGGTAACCGAACTGGCCCTTGGCGGAGGATCGTTGGGCGGCATGTACACCCCGGTGCCCGCACCCCAGGCGGCCGCCACGGTACGCCGCGCCCTGGACCGCGGTCTGCGCTACATCGACACCGCCCCGCACTACGCGGCGGGCATCGCCGAGCGGCGCCTGGGCGACGCGCTGGCCGCCGAGGACCGTGCGCGCTACACCCTCTCCACCAAGGTCGGCCGCCTCCTGAGGCCCGCTGACCGCGCGCACCTGGACCATCCGGACCGGGAAACGGACGTCGACCCCCGCCTCTATCCGGACGAGCCCCCGACCGCCCGTATCCGGGACTTCACCCGGGACGGCGTGCTGCGCGCCCTGGAGGAATCCCTCACCCGGCTCGGTCTCGACCACGTCGACATCGTGTACCTGCACGACACCCACCACCACGAACGCCTCGCGACCGAGAGCGCGTTCCCGGCCCTCGCCGAACTCCGCGCCCAGTCCGTGATCGGTGCGATCGGCGTCGGGCTCAACGACGCGGCGATGCTCACCCGGTTCGTACGCGGTCTCGACCTGGACGTCATCCTGTGCGCGGGCCGCTACACCCTCCTCGAACAGCCCGCGCTCCACGAGCTCCTGCCCGCCTGCGAGCAGCGAGGCGTCTCGGTCGTCATCGGCGGCGTCTACAACTCCGGCCTCCTCGTCGCCCCCCAACCCGGCGCCCCCTACAACTACACCCCGGCCCCCGCGCCAATCCTCGCGCGCGCCCGCCGCCTGAACGAGGTGTGCCGCGCCCATGCCGTGCCCCTGCGCGCCGCGGCCCTGCACTTCCCTCTGCGCCACCCCAGCGTGGTGAGCGTCCTCACGGGCTGCCGCTCGCCGCAGGAGGTCGACGACAACGTCGTCCTCTACGAGCGTCCGATACCGCAGGCACTATGGGACGACCTGGAGTCGGCGGGGCTTGTGACCGGCGCCGTGTGA
- a CDS encoding peptidase inhibitor family I36 protein — translation MNRTRTKRILAGLAGAVATLSLTSALPAQAADGYDRCPAGSYCLFSGLDGTGDMITLSRSTPDLTALGMNDRAKSDWNRTSSTIYLWSDENYSGCTTVTSAGPTGKGNFFPAYQDFFSSVQFDGPGGPSCGTPPGEDR, via the coding sequence ATGAACCGCACCCGCACCAAGCGAATCCTTGCCGGGCTGGCCGGCGCAGTGGCCACCCTGAGTCTGACGTCCGCCCTCCCCGCACAGGCCGCCGACGGGTACGACCGGTGCCCTGCCGGGTCGTACTGCCTGTTCTCCGGTCTCGACGGCACTGGTGACATGATCACGTTGAGCCGCAGCACGCCCGACCTCACGGCGCTCGGCATGAACGACCGGGCCAAGTCGGACTGGAACCGAACGTCTTCGACCATCTACTTGTGGTCCGACGAGAACTACTCCGGCTGCACGACCGTCACCTCCGCCGGCCCGACCGGCAAGGGCAACTTCTTCCCGGCCTATCAGGACTTCTTCAGCTCCGTGCAGTTCGACGGCCCGGGCGGCCCGAGCTGCGGCACACCGCCGGGGGAAGACCGCTGA
- a CDS encoding class I SAM-dependent methyltransferase, which translates to MNHSDLRAKAPSLAAGMAAADHSPDIQLSQTHHRAALVASWHIAPGSTVLELGCGQGDMTAVLAEAVGPEGRVVAIDVAEPSYGAPVTLGKSAARLASGPLGPRIDFRFGTDVLDPSVDFPESTFDHVVLAHCSWYFTSLGELRDTLARVRPWARRLWFAEWDLTPASDDQLAHLLAALIQGQAEAAGSPGQGNVRTPFSREGLLRLLPEAGWTADGSRPVDTEDLQDGDWEIAACLDLVGTEERLAALPEAVRQLVLSQADVLRAIAKPRGNRALPAYAVTAR; encoded by the coding sequence GTGAATCACTCCGATCTCCGCGCCAAGGCTCCCTCGCTCGCGGCCGGGATGGCCGCCGCCGATCACAGCCCGGACATCCAGCTGTCCCAGACTCACCACCGCGCCGCGCTCGTGGCGAGCTGGCACATCGCACCGGGCTCAACCGTCCTCGAACTGGGCTGCGGTCAGGGCGACATGACCGCCGTCCTTGCGGAGGCGGTGGGGCCCGAAGGGCGCGTGGTGGCCATTGACGTGGCCGAACCCTCCTATGGGGCCCCGGTCACGCTCGGAAAATCGGCAGCCCGGCTCGCGTCGGGCCCTCTCGGTCCGCGCATCGACTTCCGCTTCGGTACCGATGTCCTCGACCCGTCAGTCGACTTCCCCGAAAGCACCTTCGACCACGTGGTGCTCGCACATTGCTCCTGGTACTTCACATCGCTGGGAGAACTGCGAGACACACTGGCCCGGGTGCGGCCGTGGGCGCGGCGACTATGGTTCGCCGAGTGGGACTTGACGCCTGCCTCTGACGACCAGTTGGCGCACCTGCTCGCCGCGCTGATCCAGGGACAGGCCGAGGCCGCAGGATCGCCTGGCCAGGGCAACGTCCGCACGCCTTTCTCCCGTGAGGGGCTGCTGCGGCTCCTGCCTGAGGCCGGCTGGACGGCCGACGGCAGCAGGCCGGTCGACACGGAAGATCTTCAGGACGGTGACTGGGAAATCGCTGCTTGCCTCGACCTGGTCGGAACGGAGGAGCGTTTGGCCGCGCTGCCCGAGGCGGTGCGGCAGCTCGTCCTGAGTCAGGCCGACGTTCTCCGGGCCATCGCCAAGCCGCGCGGCAACCGCGCGCTCCCCGCGTATGCCGTCACCGCGCGCTGA
- a CDS encoding GNAT family N-acetyltransferase encodes MTNVVLKLSARDFVHADLASCGWSGSEFHLAGVATQLERARLGEVDYLAVCPATDIPVAKGGVDYRAKEGVGTLWQLAVHPALQSCGIGTFLVEAAELRIRNRGLRQAELGVEENNPRARALYERLGYVAYDRQPDSWDEQAPDGSLRRYETMCTLMRKELS; translated from the coding sequence ATGACCAACGTTGTGTTGAAGCTGTCGGCACGCGATTTCGTGCATGCGGACCTCGCGTCGTGCGGGTGGTCGGGGTCCGAATTCCACTTGGCCGGCGTCGCGACGCAGTTGGAGCGTGCCCGGCTCGGCGAGGTCGACTACCTTGCGGTCTGCCCTGCGACGGACATTCCCGTGGCGAAAGGTGGCGTCGACTACCGGGCCAAGGAGGGGGTCGGCACGCTGTGGCAGCTGGCCGTCCATCCGGCCTTGCAGTCGTGCGGAATCGGCACCTTCCTCGTCGAAGCCGCGGAGCTCCGGATCAGGAACCGTGGTCTGCGGCAGGCCGAGCTCGGTGTGGAGGAGAACAACCCCCGGGCTCGGGCACTGTACGAACGACTGGGCTATGTCGCGTACGACCGTCAGCCGGACTCGTGGGACGAGCAAGCCCCGGACGGATCGCTGCGCCGCTACGAAACGATGTGCACGTTGATGCGTAAGGAACTCTCGTAA
- a CDS encoding fatty acid desaturase family protein, with amino-acid sequence MTATDPTAHLTAEQIEELGRELDAIRDEVIAGRGEKDAAYIRKVISAQRKLELVSRGVLLFSIFPPAWLIGTAGLSVAKIMDNMEIGHNILHGQWDWMRDPKIHSTTWEWDHVSPSDQWKHSHNELHHTYTNVIGKDNDLGYGIMRVDEDQKWHPFHLGQPLWNFLNACFFEYGIAAYDLELGKNLHKRRRKNPEFRARARAVGRKIRKQVLKDYVIHPLLSGPSFLPTLGATFTANLVRNLWTHSVIMCGHFPEGVQVFERRSIEGETRGQWYLRQMMGSANISGNKAMHFMTGNLSHQIEHHLFPDLPSNRYAEVAVKVRALFKKYELEYVTGPLPKQVFSAWHKVFRLSLPNKKPKVKTPDSVRELVAA; translated from the coding sequence TTGACCGCCACCGACCCCACCGCCCACCTGACCGCGGAGCAGATCGAGGAGCTCGGCCGCGAGCTGGACGCGATCCGCGACGAGGTGATCGCAGGACGCGGCGAGAAGGACGCCGCCTACATCCGCAAGGTCATCTCGGCTCAGCGCAAGCTCGAACTGGTCAGCAGGGGCGTACTGCTGTTCTCGATCTTCCCGCCCGCGTGGCTGATCGGCACCGCAGGGCTGTCCGTGGCGAAGATCATGGACAACATGGAGATCGGCCACAACATCCTGCACGGCCAGTGGGACTGGATGCGGGACCCGAAGATCCACTCCACCACCTGGGAGTGGGATCACGTCTCGCCGTCCGATCAGTGGAAGCACTCGCACAACGAGTTGCACCACACGTACACCAACGTGATCGGCAAGGACAACGACCTCGGCTACGGCATCATGCGCGTCGACGAGGACCAGAAGTGGCACCCGTTCCACCTCGGCCAGCCGCTGTGGAACTTCCTCAACGCCTGCTTCTTCGAGTACGGCATCGCGGCGTACGACCTGGAGCTCGGCAAGAACCTGCACAAGCGCCGCCGCAAGAACCCGGAGTTCCGCGCGCGGGCCAGGGCCGTGGGCCGCAAGATCCGCAAGCAGGTGCTCAAGGACTACGTGATCCACCCACTGCTCTCGGGCCCGTCGTTCCTCCCCACGCTCGGCGCCACGTTCACCGCGAACCTGGTCCGCAACCTCTGGACCCACTCGGTGATCATGTGCGGGCACTTCCCCGAGGGTGTGCAGGTCTTCGAACGCCGGTCGATCGAGGGCGAGACGCGCGGCCAGTGGTACCTGCGCCAGATGATGGGCTCGGCGAACATCAGCGGCAACAAGGCCATGCACTTCATGACCGGCAACCTGTCGCACCAGATCGAGCACCACCTCTTCCCGGACCTGCCGAGCAACCGGTACGCCGAGGTCGCGGTGAAGGTGCGCGCGCTCTTCAAGAAGTACGAGCTGGAGTACGTCACCGGGCCGCTGCCCAAGCAGGTGTTCTCCGCGTGGCACAAGGTCTTCCGGCTCTCACTGCCGAACAAGAAGCCCAAGGTCAAGACGCCGGACAGCGTGCGGGAGCTTGTCGCGGCCTGA